One part of the Glycine soja cultivar W05 chromosome 11, ASM419377v2, whole genome shotgun sequence genome encodes these proteins:
- the LOC114377323 gene encoding 60S ribosomal protein L7a-1: MAPKRGGKAPALAAKKKPEKVTNPLFEKRPKQFGIGGALPPKRDLTRFVKWPKNVQIQRKKRILKQRLKVPPALNQFTKTLDKNLATSLFKLLLKYRPEDKAEKKERLLKRAQAEAEGKTVEAKKPIVVKYGLNHVTYLIEQNKAQLVVIAHDVDPIELVVWLPALCRKMEIPYCIVKGKARLGTVVHKKTASVLCLTTVKNEDKLEFSRVLEAIKANFNDKYDEYRKKWGGGIMGSKSQAKTRAKEKLLAKEAAQRMT; encoded by the exons ATG GCTCCCAAACGAGGTGGAAAGGCTCCGGCTCTTGCCGCTAAGAAGAAGCCT GAGAAGGTCACGAATCCGTTGTTCGAGAAGCGTCCGAAGCAGTTCGGAATCGGAGGGGCGTTGCCTCCGAAGAGAGACTTGACTAGGTTCGTGAAGTGGCCAAAGAATGTTCAAATTCAGAGGAAGAAGAGGATTCTGAAGCAGAGGTTGAAGGTTCCCCCAGCTTTGAACCAGTTTACCAAAACTCTTGACAAAAACCTAG CAACAAGTCTGTTCAAGTTGCTTCTGAAGTACAGGCCCGAGGACAAAGCTGAAAAGAAGGAGAGGCTCTTGAAAAGGGCTCAGGCAGAGGCTGAAGGCAAAACTGTTGAAGCTAAGAAGCCTATTGTTGTGAAGTATGGTCTCAACCATGTTACCTACCTCATCGAGCAG AACAAAGCACAGCTCGTTGTGATTGCTCACGATGTGGACCCAATTGAATTGGTTGTCTGGCTTCCTGCTTTGTGCAGGAAGATGGAAATTCCGTACTGTATTGTGAAGGGAAAGGCCCGCTTGGGAACG GTTGTCCACAAGAAAACTGCATCCGTTTTGTGTTTGACCACTGTTAAGAATGAAGATAAATTGGAGTTCAGCAGAGTTTTGGAGGCTATCAAG GCTAACTTCAACGACAAATATGACGAGTACAGAAAGAAGTGGGGTGGTGGGATCATGGGATCCAAATCCCAAGCGAAAACCAGAGCAAAGGAGAAGCTTCTTGCCAAGGAAGCTGCTCAGAGGATGACTTAG
- the LOC114377176 gene encoding E3 ubiquitin-protein ligase RNF4-like: MSSRAGKGPAIRSYRRRKTALDLDLNRLPAGENREQEGPSTQAVPQEIQLEQQPQVTQPPMIDVEAIDDDVVECTPRAFAEAKNNSRRIRRRTVVDIDLEDQTRRNKRRRELPNLIINCDKYINLEGSSSSMGGSVKKTPEPPKELVFNCPICMGPMVHEMSTRCGHIFCKDCIKAAISAQGKCPTCRKKVVAKDLIRVYLPSTS, encoded by the exons ATGAGCTCTCGGGCAGGCAAGGGACCTGCTATCAGAAGTTACCGGCGGAGAAAGACAGCTTTGGACCTTGACCTTAACCGTTTACCGGCTGGTGAGAATCGTGAGCAGGAGGGACCTTCAACTCAGGCGGTGCCTCAAGAAATTCAACTTGAACAGCAGCCACAGGTTACTCAACCTCCGATGATTGACGTGGAAgccattgatgatgatgttgttgaATGTACCCCAAGGGCTTTTGCTGAG GCTAAAAACAATTCAAGAAGAATTCGTAGGAGGACTGTAGTTGATATTGATCTAG AAGATCAGACTAGGCGCAACAAACGCCGAAGAGAATTGCCAAATCTGATTATTAATTGTGATAAGTATATAAATTTGGAAGGCAGTAGCAGTTCCATG GGGGGAAGTGTTAAAAAGACACCCGAACCTCCAAAGGAGCTTGTCTTCAACTGTCCAATATGTATGGGCCCTATGGTACATGAAATGTCAACAAGATGTGGTCATATTTTTTGCAAGGATTGCATCAAGGCTGCTATAAGTGCTCAGGGTAAATGCCCTACCTGTAGAAAAAAGGTTGTTGCGAAAGATCTTATAAGGGTGTATCTCCCATCAACTAGTTGA